ACAAGAGTTGGACTTTTAACTTCACCTCTTAGGGATAGATTTGGAGTAATGTGCCCTATGGAGTTTTATGAAGAAGATGAACTTACATATATAATAGTCAGATCTTCAAAGATATTAAATGTAGAAATACAAGAGGATGCAGCGGGAGAAATAGCTAGACGGTCTAGAGGAACTCCAAGAATAGCAAATAGAATTTTAAAAAGAGTTAGGGACTATTCTATTGTTAAGGGAAATGGAATAATAGATTTAGATACTGCAAGAAAGGCTTTAGAACTTTTAGATGTTGATTCAGAGGGCCTAGATGGTATAGATAATAGGATATTAACAGCTATAGTTGACAATTTTAAGGGGGGACCAGTAGGATTAGAAACTTTAGCTTATTTTATAGGAGAAGAATTAGACACTATACAGGATGTATATGAACCATACTTACTTCAGAAGGGATTTGTAATAAGAACACCTAGAGGAAGAATGGCAACGGAAAGAGCATTTATACATTTAAATAGGGATATTCCTAAAAACTATATAGAGAATAACCAAATTTCTATTTTTTAATTAACATTAACAGAAGAGGACGTGTTTATATGGATGTAAAAGATTTTTATTTTGATTTGCCAGAAGAACTTATAGCTCAGCATCCTGCTGAGAAACGAGATGAATCAAGACTTATGGTTTTAAATAAAAATTCGGGGGAAATAGAACATAAGCATTTTAAAGATATACTTATGTATTTAAACCCAGGAGATTGTTTAGTGCTAAATAATACTAGGGTACTTCCAGCTAGGCTCATAGGTAGTAAGGAAGGAACTGGTGGGAAAATAGAGTTTTTATTACTTAAAAGAATAGATAGAGATAAATGGGAAACACTGGTAAAGCCTGGGAAAAAAGCCAAGGTGGGTAGTGAATTTATTTTTGGAAATGGAGAATTAAAAGCTAAAGTAGTAGATATAGGTGAAGAAGGAAGTAGAATAGTACAATTTAAATATGATGGTATATTTGAAGAAGTTTTGGATAGATTAGGACAAATGCCCCTTCCTCCATATATAAAAGAAAAACTTACTGACAAGGAAAGATATCAAACTGTTTATTCAAAGGAAGTTGGTTCAGCAGCAGCACCTACAGCAGGATTGCATTTTACAGAAGAACTTTTAGAAAAGATAAAAGCTAAAGGAGTGAAGGTAGCATTTTTAACATTGCATGTGGGACTTGGAACTTTTAGACCTGTAAAAGTGGATAAAATTGAAGAGCATCATATGCATTCTGAGTATTATAGTATGTCAAAAGAAACGGCAGATATAATAAATGAAACTAAAAAGGCTGGAGGCAGAATTATAGCAGTAGGTACTACATCTTCTAGAACTTTAGAAACTATAGGAGAAGAAAATGGTATTGTTTCTGAAAAATCAGGTTGGACAGATATATTTATTTATCCTGGATATAAATTTAAAGTAGTAGATGCTTTGATAACTAATTTTCATCTTCCAGAATCAACTCTTATAATGCTAGTAAGTGCTTTGGCTGGAAGAGAAAATATAATGAATGCATATAATACAGCAGTTAAAGAAAAATATAGATTTTTCAGTTTTGGAGATGCTATGTTTATAGGATAGTAAGAGAAAGGAAGTAGGCTAATGGGAAAATACACTTTACTTAAGAAAAGCCATAAGGTAAGAAGGGGAAGATTTGAAACTGTACATGGAACCATAGAAACTCCTGTATTTATGAATGTAGGAACCCTTGCAGCTATAAAGGGAGCTGTATCATCTATGGATTTAAAAGAAATAGGATGCCAAGTAGAACTTTCAAATACATATCATCTGCATTTAAGACCAGGAGATAAAGTGGTTAAACAGTTGGGTGGATTACATAAATTTATGAATTGGGATAGACCGATACTTACAGATTCAGGTGGATTTCAGGTGTTTTCACTATCACATATTAGAAAGATAAAAGAAGAAGGAGTTTATTTTAATTCCCACATAGATGGAAGAAAGATATTTATGGGACCAGAGGAGAGTATGCAGATACAAAGTAATTTAGGTTCTACCATAGCTATGGCTTTTGATGAATGTATACCTAATCCATCTCCAAAAGACTATGTAGTTAAATCAGTAGATAGAACTACAAGATGGCTTCAAAGATGTAAAATTGAAATGGATAGATTAAATTCATTAGACAATACAGTAAATAAAAATCAAATGCTATTTGGAATAAATCAAGGTGGAGTATATGAAGATATAAGAATTGAACATGCAAAAACTATAAGCAAAATGGATTTAGATGGTTACGCTATAGGAGGTTTAGCTGTAGGAGAAACTCATGAAGAAATGTATAGGATAATAGATGAGGTGGTGCCACATCTTCCACAGGAGAAACCTATATACTTGATGGGCGTTGGTCTTCCAAGCAATATTTTAGAAGCGGTAGATAGAGGAGTGGACTTTTTTGATTGTGTGCTTCCAGCTAGAAATGGAAGACATGGACATGTGTTCACTAAATATGGTAAAATAAATTTGATGAATGCAAAATATGAATTAGATGATGCTCCTATGGATGAAGGATGTCAATGTCCTACTTGTAAACACTATAGCAGAGCTTATATAAGGCATTTATTTAAAGCAAAAGAAATGCTAGCTATGAGATTATGCGTTCTACATAATTTATATTTCTATAATAAGTTGATGGAGGACATAAGAAATTCTATAGATGGAGATTACTTTAAAGAATTTAAAGAAGAGAAATTGGCTAGTTGGAATGGAAGAGCTTAATTTAAATAATTAAATTTATGTAAGGCACATTCAAATAAATAACAAGTCAGTATGCTAGTCTATTTTGCGTCATACTGCGTCAGCAGAACCCACCGATAGTTCTTAGCGGTGGAACCTGCTTCATTGTCTCACACAAAATATACCAGCATCTTTGACTTGTTATTTATTTTCATGTACCCAAATTATAAATTATAAAAATAAGGGAGGAATAGTAGTATGTCAAATGGTTTAATGACAATTGTTACTTTTGTGATTATGATTGCATTTTTTTATTTAATAATAATAATTCCTGAAAATAAGAGAAAAAAGAAATACAATGCAATGCTAGAATCATTAAAAGTAAACGATGAAATAATGACTAGAGGAGGAATTATTGGAAGTATAGTTGTGATAAAAGATGACTATGTAATAATTCAATCAGGTCCAGATAAAGCAAGGTTAAAAATGTCTAAAGCTTCTATTGGAAGTATTTTAAATGCAACTGATGATGTAGCTAACGAAGCAAAAGAAGTAAAAGAATCAAAATAATAATAAAATAGTTATTAAACACCTCCTGTATTCATATATTTTTAATAAGGAGGTGTTGTTGTTTGAACAGAAAGAATATGGATTGTATGCTTAAAGGACTAATACGAGCATGTATAGTTACTTTGTTAGGCATGATAATTTTTTCTATAATTAATTTTTTATTCCCAGCTTCAGAAGGATTTAGAGGTATTTTTATTTTAGTAATTACTTTGATAAGCATAATG
The DNA window shown above is from Haloimpatiens massiliensis and carries:
- the ruvB gene encoding Holliday junction branch migration DNA helicase RuvB, with protein sequence MGDRIVTTSNIEGDFENDYSLRPQSFNEYIGQKKVKEKLDIFVKAAKKRRENLDHVLLYGPPGLGKTTLANIIASEMGGNLKVTSGPAIERAGDLAAILTGLGNFDVLFIDEIHRLNRAVEEILYPAMEDYALDIVIGKGAAAKSIRLDLPKFTLIGATTRVGLLTSPLRDRFGVMCPMEFYEEDELTYIIVRSSKILNVEIQEDAAGEIARRSRGTPRIANRILKRVRDYSIVKGNGIIDLDTARKALELLDVDSEGLDGIDNRILTAIVDNFKGGPVGLETLAYFIGEELDTIQDVYEPYLLQKGFVIRTPRGRMATERAFIHLNRDIPKNYIENNQISIF
- the queA gene encoding tRNA preQ1(34) S-adenosylmethionine ribosyltransferase-isomerase QueA, giving the protein MDVKDFYFDLPEELIAQHPAEKRDESRLMVLNKNSGEIEHKHFKDILMYLNPGDCLVLNNTRVLPARLIGSKEGTGGKIEFLLLKRIDRDKWETLVKPGKKAKVGSEFIFGNGELKAKVVDIGEEGSRIVQFKYDGIFEEVLDRLGQMPLPPYIKEKLTDKERYQTVYSKEVGSAAAPTAGLHFTEELLEKIKAKGVKVAFLTLHVGLGTFRPVKVDKIEEHHMHSEYYSMSKETADIINETKKAGGRIIAVGTTSSRTLETIGEENGIVSEKSGWTDIFIYPGYKFKVVDALITNFHLPESTLIMLVSALAGRENIMNAYNTAVKEKYRFFSFGDAMFIG
- the tgt gene encoding tRNA guanosine(34) transglycosylase Tgt, which codes for MGKYTLLKKSHKVRRGRFETVHGTIETPVFMNVGTLAAIKGAVSSMDLKEIGCQVELSNTYHLHLRPGDKVVKQLGGLHKFMNWDRPILTDSGGFQVFSLSHIRKIKEEGVYFNSHIDGRKIFMGPEESMQIQSNLGSTIAMAFDECIPNPSPKDYVVKSVDRTTRWLQRCKIEMDRLNSLDNTVNKNQMLFGINQGGVYEDIRIEHAKTISKMDLDGYAIGGLAVGETHEEMYRIIDEVVPHLPQEKPIYLMGVGLPSNILEAVDRGVDFFDCVLPARNGRHGHVFTKYGKINLMNAKYELDDAPMDEGCQCPTCKHYSRAYIRHLFKAKEMLAMRLCVLHNLYFYNKLMEDIRNSIDGDYFKEFKEEKLASWNGRA
- the yajC gene encoding preprotein translocase subunit YajC, whose product is MTIVTFVIMIAFFYLIIIIPENKRKKKYNAMLESLKVNDEIMTRGGIIGSIVVIKDDYVIIQSGPDKARLKMSKASIGSILNATDDVANEAKEVKESK